One Mus musculus strain C57BL/6J chromosome X, GRCm38.p6 C57BL/6J DNA window includes the following coding sequences:
- the Piga gene encoding N-acetylglucosaminyl-phosphatidylinositol biosynthetic protein: MANRRGGGQGQPPSVSPSPGSSGNLSDDRTCTHNICMVSDFFYPNMGGVESHIYQLSQCLIERGHKVITVTHAYGNRKGVRYLTNGLKVYYLPLRVMYNQSTATTLFHSLPLLRYIFVRERITIIHSHSSFSAMAHDALFHAKTMGLQTVFTDHSLFGFADVSSVLTNKLLTVSLCDTNHIICVSYTSKENTVLRAALNPEIVSVIPNAVDPTDFTPDPFRRHDSVITVVVVSRLVYRKGTDLLSGIIPELCQKYQELHFLIGGEGPKRIILEEVRERYQLHDRVQLLGALEHKDVRNVLVQGHIFLNTSLTEAFCMAIVEAASCGLQVVSTKVGGIPEVLPESLIILCEPSVKSLCDGLEKAIFQVKSGTLPAPENIHNVVKTFYTWRNVAERTEKVYERVSKETVLPMHKRLDRLISHCGPVTGYMFALLAVLSYLFLIFLQWMTPDSFIDVAIDATGPRRAWTHQWPRDKKRDENDKISQSR, encoded by the exons ATGGCCAATAGAAGAGGAGGTGGGCAAGGCCAGCCTCCTTCAGTGTCGCCTTCCCCGGGTAGCTCTGGAAACCTTTCCGACGATAGGACCTGCACCCATAATATATGCATGGTGTCAGACTTTTTCTACCCAAACATGGGAGGCGTGGAAAGCCACATTTACCAGCTCTCTCAGTGCCTCATTGAGAGAGGGCACAAGGTCATAACTGTCACCCATGCTTATGGAAATCGAAAGGGCGTCCGTTACCTCACCAATGGCCTCAAAGTTTACTATTTGCCTCTGAGAGTCATGTACAACCAATCTACAGCCACGACTCTCTTTCACAGTCTGCCATTGCTCAGGTACATATTTGTTCGGGAGAGAATTACGATAATCCATTCCCACAGTTCTTTCTCTGCCATGGCCCATGATGCTCTCTTCCACGCCAAGACAATGGGGCTTCAGACAGTCTTCACAGACCATTCCCTTTTCGGATTTGCTGATGTCAGCTCGGTGCTTACAAACAAGCTTCTAACTGTGTCTCTTTGTGACACAAACCACATCATTTGTGTCTCTTACACTAGTAAGGAGAACACTGTACTCAGAGCAGCACTGAATCCTGAAATAGTGTCCGTCATTCCTAACGCTGTAGATCCTACTGACTTCACTCCAGACCCATTTAGGAGGCATGATAGTGTAATAACTGTTGTTGTTGTCAGCAGACTTGTTTACAGAAAAG GGACTGATTTGCTTAGTGGTATAATACCTGAACTCTGTCAGAAATACCAAGAATTACATTTCCTAATTGGAGGAGAGGGACCAAAGAGAATCATTTTGGAAGAAGTACGGGAAAGATACCAACTACATGACAG GGTGCAGCTTTTGGGAGCTTTAGAACACAAGGATGTTAGAAATGTCTTAGTTCAAGGACACATTTTTCTTAACACCTCCCTCACTGAAGCGTTCTGCATGGCCATCGTGGAAGCTGCCAGTTGTGGTTTGCAG GTCGTCAGCACAAAGGTTGGTGGGATTCCCGAAGTCCTTCCGGAAAGTCTTATTATTCTCTGCGAGCCTTCAGTAAAATCTTTGTGTGACGGTCTGGAAAAAGCCATTTTCCAAGTGAAGTCGGGGACATTGCCAGCTCCAGAAAATATCCACAATGTAGTGAAGACTTTCTACACCTGGCGGAACGTGGCAGAGAGAACTGAAAAG GTGTATGAGCGAGTGTCGAAGGAAACTGTTTTGCCAATGCACAAGAGATTGGACAGGCTCATCTCACACTGTGGCCCTGTGACGGGCTACATGTTTGCTTTGCTGGCTGTGCTCAGCTATCTCTTCCTCATTTTCCTGCAGTGGATGACTCCAGACTCTTTCATTGATGTTGCAATAGATGCTACTGGGCCAAGGAGAGCCTGGACTCATCAATGGCCTCGTGATAAGAAAAGAGATGAGAATGATAAGATATCCCAAAGCAGGTAG
- the Piga gene encoding N-acetylglucosaminyl-phosphatidylinositol biosynthetic protein isoform X2, whose protein sequence is MLPACNRQRNSLREGTDLLSGIIPELCQKYQELHFLIGGEGPKRIILEEVRERYQLHDRVQLLGALEHKDVRNVLVQGHIFLNTSLTEAFCMAIVEAASCGLQVVSTKVGGIPEVLPESLIILCEPSVKSLCDGLEKAIFQVKSGTLPAPENIHNVVKTFYTWRNVAERTEKVYERVSKETVLPMHKRLDRLISHCGPVTGYMFALLAVLSYLFLIFLQWMTPDSFIDVAIDATGPRRAWTHQWPRDKKRDENDKISQSR, encoded by the exons ATGTTACCTGCATGTAACAGACAAAGAAACAGTCTCAGAGAGG GGACTGATTTGCTTAGTGGTATAATACCTGAACTCTGTCAGAAATACCAAGAATTACATTTCCTAATTGGAGGAGAGGGACCAAAGAGAATCATTTTGGAAGAAGTACGGGAAAGATACCAACTACATGACAG GGTGCAGCTTTTGGGAGCTTTAGAACACAAGGATGTTAGAAATGTCTTAGTTCAAGGACACATTTTTCTTAACACCTCCCTCACTGAAGCGTTCTGCATGGCCATCGTGGAAGCTGCCAGTTGTGGTTTGCAG GTCGTCAGCACAAAGGTTGGTGGGATTCCCGAAGTCCTTCCGGAAAGTCTTATTATTCTCTGCGAGCCTTCAGTAAAATCTTTGTGTGACGGTCTGGAAAAAGCCATTTTCCAAGTGAAGTCGGGGACATTGCCAGCTCCAGAAAATATCCACAATGTAGTGAAGACTTTCTACACCTGGCGGAACGTGGCAGAGAGAACTGAAAAG GTGTATGAGCGAGTGTCGAAGGAAACTGTTTTGCCAATGCACAAGAGATTGGACAGGCTCATCTCACACTGTGGCCCTGTGACGGGCTACATGTTTGCTTTGCTGGCTGTGCTCAGCTATCTCTTCCTCATTTTCCTGCAGTGGATGACTCCAGACTCTTTCATTGATGTTGCAATAGATGCTACTGGGCCAAGGAGAGCCTGGACTCATCAATGGCCTCGTGATAAGAAAAGAGATGAGAATGATAAGATATCCCAAAGCAGGTAG